The window GTATCCTCCGGCGCGCGCCGTCAAGCCAGTCGCTGAAATCGGGCGAATCAACCGATTCAAAGCCGCAGAGAGGCTCCTCAAAGAGCGCGGGCGGTATCGCGGCGGCGGCGCTTGAGATATCCAGCTCCTCCAGGTCGGTGACGAAGTCCGTCAGGCTGAGATAGCCGCGCTCGGATACAAAGTTATGAGGCAGAGCCTTCCGCAGCAGATAGAGGGCGTTGCGCAGGTTCCCCGAGGCCTGCCGCTCGCCGCGGTCCCCCCAGAAGAGGCACTTCACCCGCTCTTTGTGACATCGCCCCTCAAGGGCCAGGTAGAAGAGAATGGCCTCCGCCTTTTTGAAGGGCATGGCCATCCGTCCGCCATCCTGTTCTATATAGGCCTCGCCGAGAAGATGCAGCTTCAAACTCAACCGTTTTTCCTCCGTCTTAAAAATATTATTCGCCCACGATTGGATTTTTATTTTCCGCCGTCAAATGAATATAAAATTTTTGTCAAAAACGTCGAAAACCCGTTTCGCGCAAAAAATAAAGGGATAAAATCCACCCCTTTATTTTACACAAATTTTATACGCGGGGGCTAGATTATAAACAGCAAAAAATAAAACAAAAATCTTCCGCGCATCCGCCGCGGAGGAATAACAGGAGGAGACAGAGATGATGGACAACAGATCGCTCGAAAACGCAATGAAGGTTAGGCTGGAATTTCCCGACGGACTGCCGCCCAAGAAGGAGTTTGACCAGCGGTACCGCCGCGCGCCGAACCGCGTCTACACGCTAAACGAAAAGGAGACGGTGCTCGCGCTGAAAAACGCCCTGCGCTATATCCCCGAGGAGTATCACGCGGAGATCGCCCCCGAATTTCTCGAGGAGCTGCGCACGCGCGGACGTATCTACGGCTACCGTTTCCGCCCGGAGGGAAAGCTCTGCGGCAAACCCATCGGCGAATACAAAAGCGGCTGCATTGAGGGCAAGGCCTTTCAGGTGATGATCGACAACAACCTCGACTTCGACGTCGCCCTCTATCCCTACGAGCTCGTCACCTACGGCGAGACGGGGCAGGTCTGCCAGAACTGGATGCAGTATCTTCTGATAAAGAAATACCTTGAGATCCTGACGCCGGACCAAACCCTCGTCCTTGAATCGGGACACCCGCTCGGCCTCTTTAAATCCTCCCCCACCGCGCCGCGCGTGATGCTCACCAACGGCCTGATGGTCGGCATCTTCGACAACCAGGAGGAGTGGCACCGCGCGATGCAGCTCGGCGTCTCCAACTACGGGCAGATGACCGCGGGCGGCTGGATGTACATCGGGCCTCAGGGCATCGTCCACGGCACCTACAACACCATCCTCAACGCGGGCCGCATCAAGTTCGGCGAGGGCGGCGACGGGCTGAGGGGACGTCTCTACGTCACCTCGGGCCTCGGCGGCATGAGCGGCGCGCAGCCGAAGGCGGCGGACATCGCCGGCTGTGTCTCGATCACCGCCGAGGTGGACTGGTCGCGGATAGAGACGCGCCACGAACAGGGCTGGGTGAGAAAGATCGCCAAGACTCCAGAAGAGGCCTTCAAAATGGCTAAAGATGAGATGGACAGAGGCGAGGTCGATTCGATCGCCTTCTACGGCAATATCGTCGATCTCCTCCAGTACGCCGTCGACCATGATATTACCATCGACCTGCTCTCGGACCAGACCAGCTGCCACGCCGCCTACGACGGCGGATACTGCCCCTGCGGCGTCACCTTCGAAGAGCGCACCAGGCTGCTGAAAGAGGAGCCGGAAAAATACAGAGGACTTGTCGACAGCTCGCTCCGCAAACATTTTGAG is drawn from Cloacibacillus porcorum and contains these coding sequences:
- a CDS encoding urocanate hydratase is translated as MMDNRSLENAMKVRLEFPDGLPPKKEFDQRYRRAPNRVYTLNEKETVLALKNALRYIPEEYHAEIAPEFLEELRTRGRIYGYRFRPEGKLCGKPIGEYKSGCIEGKAFQVMIDNNLDFDVALYPYELVTYGETGQVCQNWMQYLLIKKYLEILTPDQTLVLESGHPLGLFKSSPTAPRVMLTNGLMVGIFDNQEEWHRAMQLGVSNYGQMTAGGWMYIGPQGIVHGTYNTILNAGRIKFGEGGDGLRGRLYVTSGLGGMSGAQPKAADIAGCVSITAEVDWSRIETRHEQGWVRKIAKTPEEAFKMAKDEMDRGEVDSIAFYGNIVDLLQYAVDHDITIDLLSDQTSCHAAYDGGYCPCGVTFEERTRLLKEEPEKYRGLVDSSLRKHFELIKILVDRGSYFFDYGNSFLRAIYDAGVTEVAKNGTDTHDGFIFPSYVEDIMGPLLFDYGYGPFRWCCLSRDPQDLHKTDMAAMACIDPDRRFQDRDNWAWIRDAEKNKLVVGTQCRILYQDAEGRIRIALKFNEMVRNGEIGPVMLGRDHHDVSGTDSPYRETANIKDGSNIMADMATLCYAGNAARGMSLVTLHNGGGVGIGRAINGGFGLVLDGSYRVDETIKSAMNWDVMSGVARRAWARNDGALEVSASFNGSRTGQHITLPYLADEAFLTELVTKH